The window ATCTGAAAGATGTTAGCTTTTGAACTAGTTGGTGTATTTGTTATTAGCACTAGTATTCTTAATCTCGAAGTCTACGGTGTGATGAAAATGTCAGATGCTATCATCTTTTtacataaaaacaaacaaaaaaaatccaaaaaaattCTCATGTACTGTGGATTGctaacatgcttttttttttttttaatcttggtAGAGGCATTGGCACCTATTCAGGAAGGTATTTAAGCATGAATTTAACTTTTAAGCACATGAGCAATATAAGTGGTTGCATTTCTTGGTTTTCCACTCAgaagtttcattttttcctgggaattcATTGGGAAGAAGGGAGCGAGGGACACTCAAGTTTCTTGGCaatgttatttttaacatgaaatAGATAATTTCCAGGAAATGGATGCTCTCTATGAAAGTTTTCATTGAGCTGAAAACAGGTTTTGGCTGGAAGTTGTCAGCTGGACCTTGGGGTGATCCTGCAGTGACCAAGACAAGTCATGTGCTCGTTACTGGACACAAGCTTAGGGATTTTCTCCATGACAAGCACCTCAGTCTGGGCTTAAAATAAAGCACCACTTGAGCTCCAGCtgaggctgagctggcaggggaagtggagagggattttgtgtgggtttgggttttctgcTTGAgtttgctttttcccccccccccttctcctTGTTGTTTCAGTAGTGAGCTCCCACAAAGGGAATGCTACTTCTCTGTCGTGCAGGGTGCAGGtttccaggcactgaagtgCTTTACCTcgctgaaaagaaaaaagaggggagggagaaaaggaagaaaagagccaGTTTTTTAAGACTTGCTATTTTTTTTGAGTCCAACCTAATGTTTTGACCTGCACTGCTGCAATACACTCTGTTTTCAGTGTCCTTAATTTCATGTATATACCGTGactttatttattaaataccATTGgtcatttaaaatgtaataaaaccTAACAAGAGCCTGCATCTCTGCAGGCCAGCAGACATGCAGACTTTTAATGAGGTTCCAACCAGAtctcaaaaacaaacaaattagcaccaacaaagcaaataaaaatctgCAACTTTATTTATATACCTTGGGCTTCATACCTACAGGTGCTACAGTCCCATCTGTCATGTGTCTGGTGCTCTATCATATTTGGTGTGttcacttttactttttttttttctttcttttcaccccagcccccttttttcctgttttgtacAGATTTTGGAGACATATAGTCAGATAcaatttcttgatttttctcagTGATATTTCCAATggtctttttcctcctcccctctggtttttttttttttttttttttttttggtagaacaGTGGGGGGTTTATCCTTTTCTAATCCAACTTtcaggaaaacacaggttcTATAATCATATAAAATTTGTAATCTGAGGGGCAGAAGTTTATTGtaaattctttaaagaaaaaatacacagtTCTAACAGAAAGTTAtgcctttccttctccagcacCAGCCCCCAAAGCTGCCTCTCTGATGTGGGGTAGCCCTAAAATTCACCTTCCTGTGGTCTCTCAGTGATTTGCCAGAGGCCCCGTGGTGCAAATGTGGGATCTGGGTgatgtccctgtgctgggaagttGGGAAGCACAGGGCCAGCCTGTTCTTAGCATTCCATGGTTTGCATTTCCAGCTGCATCCACCAGTCACTTACTGCCCCATAACCAAGGTTTGATTAGCTGGACCTTGGCCATCTGCCTTTCAAAATCTGGTGGTGACCACAGTGGGCAGGAGGCTCTCAAGCCTTTCAGATTGTTTTTCACAGTATTTGAAAGGAACATGTTCTGATTCTCACTgaagttaattatttttcttttccattgaCAATGGAGTTATTTTagttcctattttttttttaaatcctacCCTTAAAAAGTTTTCCCCCCAGACAGATCCTTAGTaatatattttcagaatttacaCGAGGAAATGTAATATTCACCTCATTAAgagcttgggtttctttttaaCGGGGTTGGGTTTCATCTGTGCTTCTCCTTCTGTGTGCGACTTGCATTATCAAAACCAGCTCGTGTTTTAGTTGAACTAATTGCAACCAATTCACTGCCATGACAACTTGGATAAACAAGCTCCTGGTTTTCCCTGCTTGGAACCTTTTCCTGTGTGCATTAACCTGAGCTGTGCTGTTGATGGGCTGTGGTGGTCGCTCCCTTGTGGAGAACAAACCGGAGCCGGTGCTGGAGGCAAGAGCATCTCAGCAGCATCACTGCCCACCTGGGGACGTGGTTCTGCAGCATCTCATCATCCTCTGACATCAAGGACAGCCCCCCCGGAGCACGGCAAGGGCACAGACATTCCTCTGGGATCCGCAGGTCTGTTCCACCAAAATCAGTGGAAAGCTGGAGGCCAAAGGGTTGGGGACCACGTGTGGAGCGATGGGAAGGGGCCTGGCCTGAGGCTggtgcagggctggaggaggatcCCTCTTTTAGCTGGCAAACCACCCCAGCTTGGGGGTTTTCAAGGAAAACAACCTGCCAAAACCACCCCGGAGCGTGAAGAACTACCTGCATATATTTGATCTACCGGCTGCAACTTGGGCTGCCACTTAGAGGGAAACTGTTCTCATGGAAAGTGAGGTGTTCCCTAGGAAATGGCAGCTCACAGGAGGAATCCGTTTTGGCATGACCttcatttcaggaaaggaaTCGGGGACTCCTCATTTCCAAATGTTGTTCTTACACTTCTCCATTCTCACACTGTTTATAGTGCTCATTATCCCCCACCATGTCTGTAGTGGTGCCTCTTGTATCTCCCAAGTGTCTCCAGGAAAGAAGAGATGTTTCCAGTCCATAGTAAGTAGCAGCAGCCCTTAATGAGTTGGGAACTGAAACAATAGAGCATTTATTTAACTCAGTTTGTATTGCATGACGTGTCAGTACGGATGTCACAAGATAACTTTAAAATGATCAAGCATAGAACgtttgaaataacatttttaaacttaagaataaaaaaaaaaaaaaagaaaaaaaaataaatttttatggTAGAATTTTTCTTGAATGAACAAAGTTTAACTTTGTTTTCCAGGAGAAACTTCACTGAAATCAGTATGATTTCATATGTATGCATACACACAAAGAGTTTTAttgaaactgctttttctgACGAATTCCTGTTTTGACAAAATATCTGACCAGACCTTTATCCAATCAACCAGCATTATTGCACCTTTAAAAACTTTGTTAAACTTTTCTCTGATTGTAAACTCAGCCTGTCTCGTGGCTCAGTGGGACCAGAGGGAGATCTGCATCCCGTGGGCTCAGGCCCTGATCCATCGACCGAAGGAACCTGTTGGCTACAACAGTTCTCTGCTAACCAAATGTTGTCTATACAGAATCATTTCAATTTTGTATTGATGTGGTTTTAACCTTTCCTACCGACAGGGTTTGTAACTGTAGAACTGATGTTTCAGGACTGTGTGTGACacccccctcacacacacacacagccacgTGTGTGTGTAAATATCTGACTTAGTCACCCCGTGAGGTCTCTTTCCATGTTCTCTATGTGGTAGAAGCAGACTGCAGTTACCTAATCtagttctttctctgttttgggGACTTTTAGaccagtttttaatttttattttccttgttttgaaAGGAATGATGTTTTTTAAAGTTGGGGTTGGAGCTGGGGGGACGGGATCGGGGCATGACAAAGTAAAAACACAACCTTTTTAGTACTGGATTTTAAAATCTCATTCCATTCTCAACCATGAGCAGTTACCACTAGGGCTAACTGTGGGCAGGCTCTGCATCATTAAAGATAAATTTAGGATTCATTACACTAGCAGCATTATCTTGCTTGAgctgcattttttaaagaaaatggtaTTTGCATATCTTTTTAAAgtgtcatttttaaaaataaattaaaccacCGGCTAGGATTTGACACAGGCCACTTAGAACACAGCCCTGATACTGGCATAACCTAATCCAGAAAGATTTGttgttgtatttttgttttgttattttggtttttttttaatatttaaaataaaaaaaattgttacttTTCTGTATGATGTGCATGCAAATTTACCGTAActctttttcttaaaactttttAGTGCCATTTCTAGTATATTCCTGTAAATGTCAGTTACTGAAAAAGAAACGAGTCAATGTAAGTAGTTTAGCTTGTTTATTGCAAATTGCTGGCCTCAAACacaacagaattaaaaaaaaaaaaaaaaaagagttagaAAGTAATCTTTGATGTTACTGGTAATCACGGACCCTGGTCCTGGggcatttgttttgttttcataataaaaagaaaaattgttttgtgTGTGCAGTTTGATGCCATATTTTCcgcccctctcctcctccctttcctcaTCTCCTTTTTCAGGTGTGGCCCTTGCTCCAGTTGCAAGCCTTGATCGAGCAGTGCCATACACAAATGTGGATTTACTGAATCCTGGTGCTGTGAGTCTTGGAATAATTTGAAAGTCATTTTGCAAGCTCAGCTGTCAGTGGAGTGTCACACTAAGGGGGGCTGACTGCCTTCAGAGTATGGAGCAAGTCTGGGGGCTCCGAATCACAGCTCAGTACCTGGTGTAGGGGTTCTTTAAATGCACCTTTCTGTTGGTGAGGGAGACACTCAGCTACTTCCGTGTACCTGGGCTGCCTAGGAAGGACTTTGACTCTTCCTAGAAGCCTGCAGGGGTCTTAGGTTGTGTGAGAATTGCACCTGATTGAGGTAAGTTCAGCAGAAAGGAGATGGACATTTCACCCAGGTTTCGTGCTGGCTTCTTTCAAGCCACCAGAACACGAAGGAACCAGAGGGACTTTCTCACCTGCTCCACCAGCCAGACCCTGCAGGTCTGTGAGCTCAGGGTGACCTGGAAGGCACAGCTTGGAAAAGGGgggcctggagcagctggtCACAGTCCCAGCAGAGTCTTGACATTACTGTGTGGTGGCCAGGATCTATTTTAGTCACTGCAGAGGATTCAGGCTGGGTTTGCTGTTCGGTTTCTCAGCTGTGTGCCTGATGGTTTATGTGTGAGGTGAGGGTTACACAGCCAGGCTTCCCCAGGGTTAATCTTTCTCTAACCCTGTTCCTGCTCACGGGGTTTCAGAGCCAGGATCTCCAAGGTTTCAGCAAACCTGTTTTGCTTCCCTGTTGTTGTATCAGTGTCACTGTGTTGTATCAGTGATACTCCCAAAGGAAGTGTTTGTTCAGCCTGTCCTCTAAACACTCTCCTGCGAGGCAGATGATGATATCTTCTCTAGCATTTACTGTTTAGTTATTTCTAGGTCAATCAAGCAGTGCTGTTTCTTGCAGACTTGATAGTTAAGGTTCAGCTCCTGCTGATATCTGTACTGaggggtgcactggggaggtCACACCCTAAATTCTGGGTCCTTCACTGCAAGGAAGAAAGAcatggaaggggctgcccagggaggtggtggagtcaccatccctggaggtgtccaaggaacaactggatgtggcactcagtgctctggtctggtgacaaggtggtgatggGTCACAGGTTGGGTGCAataatcttggaggtcttttccaagcttaCTGATTCTCTGATTCAGTGTGACAGCCAGAGGCTGATCCTCATCCCTGAATGCACTGCTGAGATTTCAGGGCTGTTGGGCTTGGGGAGCTGGTGTTCACAGGTACAGTGGTGGGGCTTTGGAGCCCCAATAGTAAGTAAGGCAACTCCTCCCAGGTGGGAACTACCtgtgtggggatggggagggccAACAGTGTAATCCTCACGTGTGCCAGAGCAGTTGAGgtgcaggagaaaaaacagCTGCTCACAGTGCTGCATTCAAATCATTTTAATGCACTTTATCAAAGATGCTACAACAGTGTTTTAAACAAGTGCATCAACACCACACAACTGGCTCAAAGAAACGCTTGGTCACAGCAGCCACACCACAAACCTGCTGTGACCAGTGACACACAGATATGGAAAACTACAGTCACATTCACAGAGATGGAAGGACAACTCATCCTCTTCTTCCTGTACTGTCACATCCAGCCTCAATCCTGGAAGAATTTATGCACACACTTATGTTTTGAGTCTTGTATAGTCCAAATTAACACTCTGCAAATAACTGAATTTTGGTTTACCAGCCACATTAACAAAAAGAGACTGATTATACCCAAAATAACCATCTttcttactgaaataaaaagaaaataagtgttgggtttctttttctataagaaaagaaaatgaacagctGCTTTGGGGGATGTGCTGTTCCTTAAACTCCCAGAGTTCACgtgctccccagggctgctgggcagGCCCAGAACCCAcctctcctgcctctccaggTCGCTTCCACCTGCAGTTCCCAGGGGAGATCTTGGACCAGGCTCCTGCTTGTTTGTGTAAATAATCACCTGTTCACTCAGCCAGGAACTGGAGGCCCAGGTGGGTCACACATCCCTGGCAATGCTCTACCTCACCGGGCACTGGAGCACCGGCAGCTTGCCAAGCCTCGCTGGTTTTGTGGATCTCACTGAATACCCAGTTGAAAAACATTTATTCACTGACATACTTCTCTTCCAGAGCTAGTCCTGACAAGACCAAGAGGGCTGTTTGTGTTCAGAGCAGTGCACGGGGAAGGAAAGCAGCGAGGTCCATCAGCAGGTTTAAATCTACGAGCACACACGTAAGATACCAAACACCAACACATGCAGAAATAGTTACTTTTAAAACATAATGAGCTGCCTATTGTTTGCAGTGCTATGGATCAGGGCTGAGAACACCAAACCTCTACGATCTCACATTAAAACAGGTGTGTGCTGCTCAGCACCTTGAGTTCAGCAAGGTTGAGTGTACGTGTGTGTTGCAGCATTTAACCCACGTGGGAGAGGTGGAAGAGATTCTTCACTggactaaaataaataaacaaaagtgCTTCAAAAATGCCAAGGAGGTTTCAGATAAATGTAATAGAAGAAATGACTGTGCCTGATTTTAGGCAGGTAAATAATCCATACTGAAGTCCACATCAAATACTGATTTGCCTGGAGTTCAGCCCGTGCCCAAGCGCTGCTGGGTTAGACACACGTCCTAGGCAGGACAGAAACGGACTCTGTGACTTCACCCCGATGTTACATTTTAATGATGAGCCCTGGGTACGTAATTTACACCCCTGGAAGTggtagttttgtttttaacagagATTCAGGTGCTTGCTGGGCTGAGTTCCTCAGCTTGATCTTGCCTTGAGCAAGTCAGGATTCAGCGGTAACGGAAACAACCTGAAAGCAGCCTCTGTGCCCAAGAGCTGCAGTGGAAGTGCTCTTCCCTCCTAAAATCCTTCAGTTAGTTGAAACAATCCCAGAcactacttttaaaatacatgcaCCTAATCTACAGTCCAACCTGAATTAGAAGTTAAACCCTTCCAAGCTACTGCATGCACTAAAACTTGAATGGAAAGCAAATTTCAGTGGactcttcccttctccaacTGGACTCAGGGGTAGGTACTGCTGTGTAGGACTTTCCTCGTGTCCCTTAGGAGATGTGTGTATTTACAGTagctttcttcctttgctttcctgGGCCTGTCCCTCTCTTTCAGGTGGTTCACTGGGTGATCTGCTCTCAAAGCTGGGCCAGGGATCTACCTGCATGAAAGGAGTCAGCTCCCCTGACTCCAGAAGTCCTGTTATTTCCATGATCCCACACTGTGAGATCAGAGAGGGCCCTGGGCTTTGCACAGGATGAAACTGCAGAGCACCTTTCCTGCCAGGTGTTGTGAAGGCTCGGATTAAATTCTCAACACgttctttccctcttcctccccacaATAAATGACTCCATTACCTGGTTGTAAGAGACCACTTCCAGGGCAGGAATTAAAGGGGGACAGGGCAAGCAGAACAAGTAGCGGCCAGGTGGTTTTGGAGATCAAGTTCCCAAAACCATAGCCCTGATGGAAACGGATCTGCGCCCACCTCTGCCCCACCAGCATTCCCGGAGCCCTGGAAATAAGGACTTGCCAGTAAAAtgctggctggggacaggccCAAATGACAGCAGGTGTTTCTCAGGGTACACGAGCCACTTACAAGCGACACATGGTCCAGCACAGACCCTGCCAAGATGCTGGGCAGCAACAGGCTCGTGAGCTCCCGAGCGAGGCTGGTTTTGTTGCACACACGCAATGACATGCAAAATGGGAGTCTatcaacagcaaaaacaaacagaaacgCCAGCCAGCCTGTCTGGCCTATCCTGTACACGCTGCTTCAGCTGCACCTCTGAGAGAGGATGGTGCAAACCCACCTCCCCCAGCTCGACACGAGTCTGGTTCCTCTCCATGCGCGGCTCCCTAATTTAAACCCACGGAAATCACATAATGGCACAAAACTTGGACTGCCCCGTGTCCCTGGAGACATCCAGCTTGTTTTTGTCCCGCACCAGGATGGCCTCATTGCCGTACTGCGAGTACCACATGCTCCGGCTCCGGCTCAGGTACGTGTTGGGAGGAGCCGATTccagtttctgctgctgctgctgccagatgAGCAGAGAGGTGTCCCTGTAGCGCAGCCGCGCGTAGCCCTCGGACAAGGCCTTCTCGGGCAGGGGCACCCTCCCGTTCATTAGTGTGTCACTCATCTGCTCCAGGAGAGCCCCAACCACGGGAGCTCCTTCCCAACAGCTCCAAAATACGCCCCGCTGGGTCGGTCCGGGTcgattgctgctgctgctgctttgagcCCGAGGGAGAACATCCCAGGGGACGGCTCTGGGGATCCACGACActcaggagagggagaagggataCACACGCCCCAAAATCGCAACGGGCAGCCTGGCCTCGCTTAATAAACAAACCAGAACTTCTGAAAGCTCATCCGGGGGTGATGCTGCTGAGTGTTTCATGCTGTGAAGGGACCACACGCACGTGAGCTGCTTGTTGACAGTCCGTGGAGTATCTCAGTAGGTGTGAGTGGTGGCTCTGTGGCCCTGGGCTCGGTCTGTAGCCAGGCAGGACGGGATGAGCGGTTCTGGAGGAGCTCTGCTTCCCTGAAGAATGGGTCCCGAAGCCATAGGGCAGACCTAGGAGGTCAGACCCACGAGGTCACCAGTGCCCAGGCCCGTGCGTGGCCTCTCCACCGGTGACAGGAGTGATGGACGGGCGCTTGGCGAGTCACGTGCTCAGGGATGCAGGAGAAGATGCTGCCTCGGCCCTGGTTATGGTACCCGAGCCGGAGGGCCGTCACCTCCCGACGGCACCTGCGGGGCACAGCGAGGGTCACCCCAAGGGCTGCCAGCGAGGGTCCCTGCCCTGCGAGTGCCCCTTTccgtgccccccccccccccgctcccgcccgcccccgcgaCCCCTTCCACCGGCTCCGCGCACCGCCCACGGCCCCCGCGGGTGTCCCGCACGCCCCGTCCCTGCGCGCCCCGCCCGGGGCTCCCCCGCACACCCCCCTGCGCATCCCCCCgcggggtccccgcgccccccgcccgcgcccccccggccccaccGTGCTGCGCTGTCCGGCCCGGCCCGACTCGGCCCCGGCGCCGCTGGGCTCGGCCGAGCAGCCGCCGAGGCTCCTCCCCGCAGTGATGCGCTCGGGAGGAGCCAGAGCCGGGACGGGGCGGGCGAgggcgggggcaccgggggggcgGCAGGGGCGGTGGGCGCTGCGGTGGGGAGTCCCGCGGTGGGGTCCCGGGTGTGGCAGTGGGGCACCCCGAGTGGGGTGCGCGGGTCTGGGGCTGACGATGGGGGTCCTCACGGTGGGTGCCAGCCAGCACCGGGTGCC is drawn from Pseudopipra pipra isolate bDixPip1 chromosome 20, bDixPip1.hap1, whole genome shotgun sequence and contains these coding sequences:
- the BRD3OS gene encoding putative uncharacterized protein BRD3OS; protein product: MSDTLMNGRVPLPEKALSEGYARLRYRDTSLLIWQQQQQKLESAPPNTYLSRSRSMWYSQYGNEAILVRDKNKLDVSRDTGQSKFCAIM